The following are from one region of the Jeongeupia sp. USM3 genome:
- a CDS encoding helix-turn-helix domain-containing protein — MKPDKPFADPDIMAYSPHRDFDRLPYPVCFRFDAFSAGTECELHRHPWGQLNYAEHGVMQIDVDGQRFLSPPRYAVWLPPGVVHGSYNHQPVLYRALDLDPDLCTALPDRPCMLAIDSVLRAILVDFAERGVAVPEHDADRRLAQVVVDRLGRAQAEPRYLPLAQTPALQQVLDALQRDPGDNRTLADWAATVHQTERTLARHCRRELGMSLGEWRQRLRFLRAIERLEAGRSVQAIALDLGYSTSSAFIAMFQRQAGVTPEQYRREMGAKV; from the coding sequence TTGAAACCAGACAAACCGTTCGCCGATCCGGACATCATGGCCTATTCACCGCACCGCGACTTCGACCGGCTGCCCTATCCGGTGTGCTTCCGCTTCGACGCCTTCAGTGCCGGCACCGAATGCGAGCTGCACCGGCACCCGTGGGGCCAGCTCAACTACGCCGAGCACGGCGTGATGCAGATCGACGTCGACGGCCAGCGCTTCCTGTCGCCGCCGCGGTATGCGGTGTGGCTGCCCCCCGGCGTCGTCCACGGCAGCTACAACCACCAGCCGGTGCTGTACCGGGCGCTCGACCTCGATCCGGACCTGTGCACGGCCTTGCCGGACCGGCCGTGCATGCTGGCGATCGACAGCGTGCTGCGGGCGATACTGGTCGATTTCGCCGAACGCGGCGTCGCCGTGCCCGAGCACGACGCCGACCGCCGGCTGGCGCAGGTCGTCGTCGACCGGCTCGGCCGCGCGCAGGCCGAACCGCGCTACCTGCCGCTGGCGCAGACGCCGGCCTTGCAGCAGGTGCTCGACGCGCTGCAGCGCGATCCCGGCGACAACCGCACGCTGGCCGACTGGGCCGCGACGGTGCACCAGACCGAACGCACGCTGGCGCGCCATTGCCGGCGCGAGCTGGGGATGAGCCTGGGCGAGTGGCGGCAGCGGCTGCGCTTTTTGCGCGCGATCGAGCGGCTCGAGGCCGGCCGCAGCGTGCAGGCGATTGCGCTCGATCTCGGTTACAGCACGAGTTCGGCGTTCATTGCGATGTTCCAGCGGCAGGCGGGGGTGACGCCGGAGCAGTATCGGCGGGAGATGGGGGCGAAGGTTTAG
- a CDS encoding Na/Pi cotransporter family protein, translating into MMTVLLHLAGGVALLTWGLHMVETGFMRALGASLRQLMGRSLGSRWRALLAGMAISTVLQSSTATGLLATSFAARRVLTPVAGLAIMLGANLGATLVVQAFSLHLGWVSPLCLIAGLFMFERGKGSQTRDVGRAFIGIGLMLLALRLLVEAMQPAEAAPAMRAILDVLADQPLPSAMIAALLTWLAHSSIPTVLLVMSLAGSHAIPAGTALAMVLGANIGSALNPWFEGIRGNEPLRRRLPAGNLLLRGGSCLVLLLAVTPLAQGLARLWPDPAALVADFHTLLNLGIALAFIGLLGPVSRLLERLFPDHRDAADQPDAPRYLDPSAIATPSLALTCATREALHMGDIVEDMLRTSMPALLGDDRQRILDITRRDNAVDRLHEAIKLYVTEITRESLSPQDAARAMAIIGFVINMEHIGDIIDKNLMELAGKKIRNQLSFSHDGAAELTRLHHEVLENFHRAQSVFISADVRTAQALLAGKATIRELGRHAADTHLARLRDGVPESIASSSLHLDVLRDLRRIHSHVCAIAYPVLEQGGAPDEGRARPNETGKTWQGLAGRV; encoded by the coding sequence ATGATGACCGTTCTGCTTCATCTAGCCGGTGGTGTCGCCCTGCTGACCTGGGGGCTGCACATGGTCGAAACCGGCTTCATGCGCGCGCTCGGCGCATCGCTGCGGCAGCTGATGGGCCGCAGCCTCGGCAGCCGCTGGCGTGCGCTGCTGGCAGGGATGGCGATCAGCACCGTCCTGCAGAGCAGCACCGCCACCGGCCTGCTCGCGACCTCGTTCGCCGCGCGCCGCGTGCTGACGCCGGTCGCCGGGCTGGCGATCATGCTTGGCGCCAACCTCGGCGCAACGCTGGTCGTCCAGGCGTTCTCGCTGCATCTGGGCTGGGTGTCGCCGCTGTGCCTGATCGCCGGGCTGTTCATGTTCGAGCGCGGCAAGGGTTCGCAGACGCGCGACGTCGGCCGCGCCTTCATCGGCATCGGCCTGATGCTGCTGGCGCTGCGGCTCTTGGTCGAGGCGATGCAGCCGGCCGAGGCCGCGCCGGCGATGCGGGCGATCCTCGACGTGCTGGCCGACCAGCCGCTGCCGAGCGCGATGATCGCCGCACTGCTGACCTGGCTGGCGCATTCGAGCATTCCAACCGTGCTGCTGGTGATGTCGCTCGCCGGCTCGCACGCGATTCCGGCCGGCACCGCGCTGGCGATGGTGCTCGGCGCCAACATCGGCAGCGCGCTCAACCCGTGGTTCGAAGGCATCAGGGGCAACGAGCCGCTGCGCCGGCGGCTGCCGGCCGGCAACCTGCTGCTGCGCGGCGGGAGCTGCCTCGTGCTGCTGCTCGCCGTCACCCCGCTCGCCCAGGGGCTGGCCCGGCTGTGGCCCGACCCGGCGGCGCTGGTCGCCGATTTCCACACGCTGCTCAACCTCGGCATCGCGCTTGCCTTCATCGGCCTGCTGGGGCCGGTGTCGCGGCTGCTCGAACGCCTTTTCCCCGATCACCGCGACGCCGCCGACCAGCCCGATGCGCCGCGCTACCTCGATCCGTCGGCGATCGCCACGCCGTCGCTGGCGCTGACCTGCGCAACGCGCGAGGCGCTGCACATGGGCGACATCGTCGAGGACATGCTGCGGACCAGCATGCCGGCGCTGCTCGGTGACGACCGGCAGCGCATTCTGGACATCACCCGCCGCGACAATGCCGTCGACCGGCTGCACGAGGCGATCAAGCTCTACGTGACCGAGATCACCCGCGAGAGTCTGTCGCCGCAGGACGCGGCGCGGGCGATGGCGATCATCGGCTTCGTCATCAACATGGAGCACATCGGCGACATCATCGACAAGAACCTGATGGAGCTGGCCGGCAAGAAAATCCGCAACCAGCTGAGCTTCTCGCACGACGGCGCCGCCGAGCTGACCCGGCTTCACCATGAAGTGCTGGAAAACTTCCACCGCGCCCAGTCGGTGTTCATTTCGGCCGACGTGCGCACCGCGCAGGCGCTGCTGGCGGGCAAAGCCACGATCCGCGAGCTGGGCCGCCACGCCGCCGACACCCATCTGGCGCGGCTGCGCGACGGCGTGCCCGAGAGCATCGCGTCGAGCTCGCTGCATCTGGACGTGCTGCGCGACCTGCGGCGGATCCACTCGCACGTGTGCGCGATCGCCTATCCGGTACTCGAACAGGGCGGCGCACCGGACGAAGGCCGCGCGCGGCCGAACGAAACCGGCAAAACCTGGCAGGGGCTTGCCGGGCGGGTCTAG
- a CDS encoding site-specific recombinase, which produces MEATLRSMVSAPTDRAFDLFRELVDTMRPRDHADAVAANNAVQALAYLLEQYPDFRAALRRHLLHLLSTRKQVQLYTDTGILSNETFYTALTRRIGYRVLPPVFNRYSLKDVFGALFHKKTDYVWLESISRDAWLALGRAMHFHDETDQGSINKTRIQVLEAIQVLSCRLSAIGLEPDLVRNNPDIERFESPFVRQNVETLAYIEHYRRTMIDEALPDEDVRPILVLLDQCEEWLTRAKKSAAKNGISVGLTYHLVRIYQHIERMRMLLMLIDPVPNPEKAELVIDGLVALVRAENRKYRIRDVFAENTSLLALQVTEHASHTGEHYIAETRSEWLGMFRSAAGAGVIVGFMALLKLLTAKAHIPLLLEAILFGLNYALGFMLIHMLHFTIATKQPAMTAAKIAATIHAGSKRGKQRVDLDELAGLIVKVVRTQFIAIVGNVALAMPVALLIAMSWNWYFGVPPVDTAKADHLLHDLSPIASLALFHAAIAGCCLFLAGLISGYYDNKAIYNRIPDRIAALPWLNWLAGESRARRLAKYIENNLGALAGNFYFGMMLGMIGTVGFLLGLPIDIRHITFSSAYLSFAAVAYNFQLDWHVVAMSVLGIALIGMTNLAVSFGLALWVALRSRKLTFQATKPLLGELARRFVRKPGEFFFPARVPRPAMPEPQLALPDHQETVREWVRLRRQRAG; this is translated from the coding sequence ATGGAAGCCACACTGCGATCGATGGTCAGCGCGCCGACCGACCGCGCGTTCGACCTGTTTCGCGAGCTCGTCGACACGATGCGCCCGCGTGACCATGCCGACGCCGTTGCCGCGAACAACGCGGTACAGGCACTGGCCTACCTGCTCGAACAGTACCCCGACTTCCGCGCCGCGCTGCGCCGCCACCTGCTGCACCTGCTGTCGACGCGCAAGCAGGTCCAGCTCTACACCGACACCGGCATCCTCTCGAACGAGACCTTCTACACCGCGCTGACCCGCCGCATCGGCTACCGCGTGCTGCCGCCGGTGTTCAACCGCTATTCGCTCAAGGACGTGTTCGGCGCGCTGTTCCACAAGAAGACCGACTACGTCTGGCTCGAGTCGATCAGCCGCGATGCGTGGCTGGCGCTCGGCCGGGCGATGCATTTTCACGACGAGACCGACCAGGGCAGCATCAACAAGACGCGGATCCAGGTGCTCGAGGCGATCCAGGTGCTGTCGTGCCGGCTCTCGGCCATCGGCCTCGAGCCCGATCTGGTGCGCAACAATCCGGACATCGAGCGCTTCGAGTCGCCGTTCGTGCGCCAGAACGTCGAAACGCTCGCCTACATCGAGCACTACCGCCGGACGATGATCGACGAGGCGCTGCCCGACGAGGACGTCCGGCCCATCCTCGTGCTGCTCGACCAGTGCGAGGAGTGGCTGACCCGGGCGAAGAAGAGCGCGGCCAAGAACGGCATCTCGGTCGGGCTGACCTACCATCTGGTGCGGATCTACCAGCACATCGAGCGCATGCGCATGCTGCTGATGCTGATCGACCCGGTGCCCAACCCCGAAAAAGCCGAGCTGGTCATCGACGGCCTCGTCGCGCTGGTGCGTGCCGAGAACCGCAAGTACCGGATCCGCGACGTGTTCGCCGAGAACACCTCGCTGCTCGCGCTGCAGGTCACCGAGCATGCCAGCCATACCGGCGAGCACTACATCGCCGAAACGCGCAGCGAATGGCTGGGGATGTTCAGGTCGGCCGCCGGCGCCGGCGTCATCGTCGGCTTCATGGCGCTGCTCAAGCTGCTGACCGCCAAGGCGCACATTCCGCTGCTGCTCGAGGCGATCCTGTTCGGCCTGAACTACGCGCTCGGCTTCATGCTGATCCACATGCTGCATTTCACCATCGCGACCAAGCAGCCGGCGATGACGGCGGCGAAGATCGCCGCGACCATCCACGCCGGCAGCAAGCGCGGCAAGCAGCGCGTCGATCTCGACGAACTGGCCGGGCTGATCGTCAAGGTGGTGCGGACCCAGTTCATCGCCATCGTCGGCAACGTTGCGCTGGCGATGCCGGTGGCGCTGCTGATCGCGATGAGCTGGAACTGGTATTTCGGCGTGCCGCCGGTCGACACCGCCAAGGCCGACCACCTGCTGCACGACCTGTCGCCGATCGCCAGCCTGGCGCTGTTCCATGCGGCGATCGCCGGTTGCTGCCTGTTCCTCGCCGGGCTGATTTCGGGCTACTACGACAACAAGGCGATCTACAACCGCATTCCCGACCGGATCGCGGCGCTGCCGTGGCTGAACTGGCTGGCCGGCGAAAGCCGCGCCAGGCGGCTGGCCAAGTACATCGAGAACAACCTCGGCGCGCTGGCCGGCAACTTCTACTTCGGCATGATGCTCGGCATGATCGGCACCGTCGGCTTCCTCCTGGGGCTGCCGATCGACATCCGCCACATCACCTTCTCGTCGGCCTACCTGTCGTTCGCCGCGGTGGCGTACAACTTCCAGCTCGACTGGCACGTCGTCGCGATGTCGGTGCTCGGCATCGCGCTGATCGGCATGACCAACCTCGCGGTCAGCTTCGGCTTGGCGCTGTGGGTCGCGCTGCGCTCGCGCAAGCTGACCTTCCAGGCGACCAAGCCGCTGCTCGGCGAGCTGGCGCGCCGCTTCGTCCGCAAGCCGGGCGAGTTCTTCTTCCCGGCGCGGGTACCCAGGCCCGCCATGCCCGAACCGCAGCTCGCGCTGCCCGATCATCAGGAGACCGTACGTGAGTGGGTTCGATTGCGTCGTCAACGCGCTGGTTGA
- a CDS encoding glycine zipper 2TM domain-containing protein, producing the protein MTTRRILGATTLLAAALFASGCANTSSNVYNRDQMMQAATVQSGAIENIRSVKMQDSTGVGTVAGGAIGGIAAGSNIGGGNGQIVAGIVGAIVGGLAGNAIEKGVTQQDAYEVTVRLDNGQRMVIVQKADAPLAVGQRVDVLTDNKSTRVVPAGNGIVPQAAPQTAPI; encoded by the coding sequence ATGACGACCCGCCGCATTCTCGGCGCGACCACCTTGCTTGCCGCAGCACTGTTCGCGAGCGGCTGCGCCAACACCTCGTCGAACGTCTACAACCGCGACCAGATGATGCAGGCCGCTACGGTGCAGTCGGGCGCGATCGAGAACATCCGCTCGGTGAAGATGCAGGATTCGACCGGTGTCGGCACCGTTGCCGGCGGGGCGATCGGCGGCATCGCCGCCGGCAGCAATATCGGCGGCGGCAACGGCCAGATCGTTGCCGGCATTGTCGGCGCCATCGTCGGCGGCCTTGCCGGCAACGCGATCGAGAAGGGCGTGACCCAGCAGGACGCCTACGAGGTGACGGTCCGGCTCGACAACGGCCAGCGCATGGTCATCGTGCAGAAGGCCGACGCGCCGCTGGCGGTCGGCCAGCGCGTCGACGTGCTGACCGACAACAAGAGCACCCGCGTCGTGCCGGCCGGCAACGGCATCGTGCCGCAGGCAGCACCCCAAACCGCGCCGATCTGA
- a CDS encoding MotA/TolQ/ExbB proton channel family protein, which translates to METNPYGIAALWAQGDFVTRSVAILLLVMSIASWCVIVLKAARLVKLKRQASAASNDFWHQRDFAAGLTVLGETRAANPFRHLAEEGADAVAHHAHNKNDLHGALNVSDWVTSNLRRAIDDAQQSMQSGLSILASVGSTAPFVGLFGTVWGIYHALVGIGVSGQATIDKVAGPVGEALIMTAFGLAVAIPAVLGYNALVRGNKAVAMQLSRFAHDLHAYFVTGSRVGSTAASPAPALNVVNGSK; encoded by the coding sequence ATGGAAACCAATCCCTACGGCATCGCCGCGCTCTGGGCGCAGGGCGATTTCGTCACCCGCAGCGTCGCGATCCTGCTGCTCGTGATGTCGATCGCATCGTGGTGCGTGATCGTGCTCAAGGCGGCACGGCTGGTGAAGCTCAAGCGCCAGGCGAGTGCGGCCAGCAACGATTTCTGGCACCAGCGCGACTTCGCCGCCGGCCTGACCGTACTCGGCGAAACCCGCGCGGCAAACCCGTTCCGCCATCTGGCCGAGGAGGGCGCCGACGCCGTTGCCCACCACGCGCACAACAAGAACGACCTGCACGGCGCGCTGAACGTCAGCGACTGGGTCACGAGCAACCTGCGCCGCGCGATCGACGATGCGCAGCAGTCGATGCAGTCCGGGCTGTCGATCCTCGCGTCGGTCGGTTCGACCGCGCCGTTCGTGGGCCTGTTCGGTACCGTCTGGGGCATCTACCACGCGCTGGTCGGCATCGGCGTATCGGGTCAGGCGACGATCGACAAGGTCGCGGGTCCGGTCGGCGAGGCGCTGATCATGACGGCGTTCGGCCTTGCCGTGGCGATCCCGGCGGTGCTCGGCTACAACGCGCTGGTGCGCGGCAACAAGGCGGTGGCGATGCAGCTGTCGCGCTTCGCCCATGACCTGCACGCCTACTTCGTCACCGGTTCGCGCGTCGGCAGCACGGCCGCGTCGCCGGCGCCGGCGCTGAATGTCGTCAACGGGAGCAAGTGA
- a CDS encoding DMT family transporter, with protein MPLLFPILAVLIWAANTVVNKLAAGAIMPAEIGFYRWLLAALLFTPFMLRPLWQHRAAVRAQAGRIVVLGLLGMVVYQSLAYYAAHSTSATNMGIILSLMPMMALALAIALLGQRLTLGAITGSVVSFAGVLIVVSGGSVAALLQHGVGSGDALMLIATLAYALYSVLLKKWQIRLPSLLLLYLQVLVAVLLLLPLYLASPKVGLSASNIPLVLYAGLFASMLAPLLWMHGVAKAGPSRTTLLFNLSPVFTALIAATPVLHERLAWYHLVGGLLTLAGVLLSERWKQPFGLSRHPA; from the coding sequence ATGCCGCTGCTGTTTCCGATTCTGGCCGTGCTGATCTGGGCCGCCAACACCGTCGTCAACAAGCTCGCCGCCGGCGCGATCATGCCGGCCGAAATCGGCTTCTACCGCTGGCTGCTGGCGGCGCTGCTGTTCACGCCGTTCATGCTGCGGCCGCTCTGGCAGCACCGGGCCGCGGTGCGGGCGCAGGCCGGGCGCATCGTCGTGCTCGGGCTCTTGGGCATGGTCGTCTACCAGAGCCTCGCCTACTACGCCGCGCACAGCACCTCGGCGACGAACATGGGCATCATCCTGTCGCTGATGCCGATGATGGCGCTGGCGCTGGCGATCGCCCTGCTCGGCCAGCGGCTGACGCTGGGCGCGATCACCGGTTCGGTCGTGTCGTTCGCCGGCGTGCTGATCGTCGTCTCGGGCGGCAGCGTCGCGGCGCTGCTGCAGCACGGCGTCGGCAGCGGCGATGCGCTGATGCTGATCGCGACCTTGGCGTACGCGCTCTACAGCGTGCTGCTGAAGAAGTGGCAGATCCGGCTGCCTTCCTTGCTGCTGCTGTACCTGCAGGTGCTGGTCGCCGTGCTGCTGCTGTTGCCGCTCTACCTCGCCTCGCCCAAGGTCGGGCTCTCGGCCAGCAACATCCCGCTGGTGCTGTACGCCGGGCTGTTCGCGTCGATGCTCGCGCCGCTGCTGTGGATGCACGGCGTCGCCAAGGCCGGGCCCAGCCGCACCACCTTGCTGTTCAACCTGTCGCCGGTGTTCACCGCGCTGATCGCCGCGACGCCGGTCCTGCACGAAAGGCTGGCGTGGTATCACCTCGTCGGCGGCCTGCTGACGCTGGCCGGCGTGCTGCTGAGCGAGCGCTGGAAGCAGCCGTTCGGGCTGTCCCGCCACCCCGCCTGA
- the metF gene encoding methylenetetrahydrofolate reductase [NAD(P)H] produces MTRPPISFEFFPSKTPEGVEKLRNTRRQLAQFKPEFFSVTFGAGGTTQDGTRNAVFEIQSEGHQAAPHLSCIGSTRATIAELLQSYREHGIRRIVALRGDIPSGMVDVGEFRYANELVAFIREQHGDWFHIEVAAYPEYHPQAQSAEADLRAFVGKVHAGADAAITQYFFNADAYFRFVDEVQGRGVSIPIVPGIMPIQNFSQLSRFSDMCGAEIPRWLKLRLASFGDDSASIRAFGLDFVTELSDRVLSQGAPGLHFYTLNAAGAVSTVCQRLGF; encoded by the coding sequence ATGACCCGCCCGCCGATCAGCTTCGAATTCTTCCCGTCCAAGACGCCCGAAGGCGTCGAGAAACTGCGCAACACGCGCCGCCAGCTCGCCCAGTTCAAGCCCGAGTTCTTCTCGGTGACCTTCGGCGCCGGCGGCACGACGCAGGACGGCACGCGCAACGCGGTATTCGAGATCCAGTCCGAAGGCCATCAGGCGGCGCCGCACCTGTCGTGCATCGGCTCGACCCGCGCGACCATCGCCGAGCTGCTGCAAAGCTACCGCGAGCACGGCATCCGCCGCATCGTCGCGCTGCGCGGCGACATCCCGTCGGGCATGGTCGACGTCGGCGAATTCCGCTACGCCAACGAACTCGTCGCGTTCATCCGCGAACAGCACGGCGACTGGTTCCATATCGAAGTCGCCGCCTATCCCGAGTACCACCCGCAGGCGCAGAGCGCCGAGGCCGACCTGCGCGCCTTCGTCGGCAAGGTCCACGCCGGCGCCGACGCGGCAATCACTCAGTACTTCTTCAACGCCGACGCCTACTTCCGCTTCGTCGACGAGGTGCAGGGCCGCGGCGTCAGCATCCCGATCGTGCCGGGCATCATGCCGATCCAGAACTTCAGCCAGCTCTCGCGTTTCTCCGACATGTGCGGCGCCGAGATCCCGCGCTGGCTCAAGCTGCGGCTGGCGTCGTTCGGCGACGACTCGGCATCGATCCGCGCCTTCGGCCTCGATTTCGTCACCGAGCTGTCGGACCGGGTGCTGTCGCAGGGTGCGCCGGGGCTGCATTTCTATACGCTGAATGCGGCAGGGGCGGTGAGTACGGTTTGTCAGCGGCTGGGGTTTTGA
- a CDS encoding 2OG-Fe(II) oxygenase has protein sequence MSGFDCVVNALVETGWHVQPGFLTPAEVAALVAASKTRRGDFARAGVGRAGGHAVNGEIRGDEVLWLDDAGEADAGDPAAAVALDRLEALRGELNAALYLGLAELECHLAVYPEGRFYKRHLDQHRGEDTRVVTIVLYLNPEWGEADGGELRLYLDDGTHSDVAPHGGTLAVFMSNRFEHEVLPARRERWSLTGWFRRRAL, from the coding sequence GTGAGTGGGTTCGATTGCGTCGTCAACGCGCTGGTTGAGACCGGCTGGCATGTGCAGCCGGGCTTTCTGACCCCGGCCGAGGTCGCCGCGCTGGTCGCGGCGTCGAAAACGCGGCGCGGCGACTTCGCCCGCGCCGGCGTCGGCCGCGCCGGCGGCCACGCGGTCAACGGCGAGATCCGCGGCGACGAGGTGCTGTGGCTCGATGATGCTGGAGAGGCTGACGCGGGGGACCCGGCTGCGGCGGTCGCGCTCGACCGGCTCGAGGCGCTGCGCGGCGAGCTGAACGCCGCGCTCTACCTCGGCCTGGCCGAACTCGAATGCCATCTGGCGGTCTACCCGGAAGGACGCTTCTACAAGCGGCATCTGGACCAGCACCGCGGCGAGGACACCCGCGTCGTCACCATCGTGCTCTACCTGAACCCCGAGTGGGGCGAGGCGGACGGCGGCGAGCTGCGACTCTACCTCGACGACGGTACACATAGCGATGTGGCGCCGCACGGCGGCACGCTGGCGGTATTCATGTCCAACCGCTTCGAGCACGAGGTGTTGCCGGCGCGGCGCGAGCGCTGGTCGCTGACCGGCTGGTTCCGCCGGCGCGCGCTGTGA
- a CDS encoding biopolymer transporter ExbD, with translation MSFGSLDDNDDVMSEINMTPLVDVMLVLLIIFIITVPVINHAVKMDLPRAANQPQQVKPENIALSIDATGARFWQGEQIDEAALEERLKTAAEKKPQPELHLTADRNVRYEVVAQTMAAAQRSGLERIGFVTDPKAQ, from the coding sequence ATGTCGTTCGGCAGCCTTGACGACAACGATGACGTGATGAGCGAAATCAACATGACGCCGCTGGTCGACGTCATGCTGGTGCTGCTGATCATCTTCATCATCACCGTGCCGGTGATCAACCATGCGGTGAAGATGGACCTGCCGCGCGCGGCCAACCAGCCGCAGCAGGTCAAGCCCGAGAACATCGCGCTGTCGATCGACGCGACCGGCGCGCGCTTCTGGCAGGGCGAGCAGATCGACGAGGCGGCGCTCGAGGAGCGGCTCAAGACCGCGGCCGAGAAGAAGCCGCAGCCCGAGCTGCACCTGACCGCCGACCGCAACGTCCGCTACGAGGTCGTCGCGCAGACGATGGCCGCGGCGCAGCGCAGCGGGCTCGAGCGCATCGGCTTCGTCACCGACCCGAAGGCGCAGTAA
- a CDS encoding LrgB family protein, translated as MNTALLAPLSLIVTIAVYYASKWLYHRHRRIWFAPIVLTPLLLMAIVLAIDLPYQVYNADAHWLVWLLGPTTIAFAVPIYDQREIIRRNPLTLSVGVVAGVVLGIGSSWLLSQLFRLPDELTHSLLSRSVSTPFAVVATDAFGGSRELTSLFVVVTGVFGMVIGETVMRVLPLRSRMARGAMFGAASHGAGTAKAREIGNEEGVVASLTMTMAGIAMVLISPLLGAWL; from the coding sequence ATGAACACCGCCCTGCTCGCCCCGCTCAGCCTGATCGTCACCATTGCGGTGTACTACGCCAGCAAGTGGCTGTACCACCGGCACCGCCGCATCTGGTTTGCCCCCATCGTGCTGACGCCGCTGCTGCTGATGGCAATCGTGCTGGCGATCGATCTGCCCTACCAGGTCTACAATGCCGACGCGCACTGGCTGGTTTGGTTGCTTGGACCAACCACCATTGCATTTGCCGTACCGATCTACGACCAGCGCGAGATCATCCGCCGCAATCCGCTCACGCTCAGCGTCGGCGTGGTGGCCGGCGTGGTGCTCGGCATCGGTTCGTCGTGGCTGCTGTCGCAACTGTTCCGGCTGCCGGACGAACTGACGCACAGCCTGCTGTCGCGCTCGGTCTCGACGCCGTTCGCCGTCGTTGCCACCGATGCCTTCGGCGGTTCGCGCGAGCTGACCTCGCTGTTCGTCGTCGTCACCGGCGTGTTCGGCATGGTGATCGGCGAAACGGTGATGCGGGTGCTGCCGCTGCGCTCGCGCATGGCGCGCGGCGCGATGTTCGGCGCCGCCAGCCATGGTGCCGGCACCGCCAAGGCGCGCGAAATCGGCAACGAGGAAGGCGTCGTCGCCAGCCTCACCATGACCATGGCCGGTATTGCCATGGTGTTGATCTCACCGCTGCTTGGAGCGTGGCTATGA
- a CDS encoding fructosamine kinase family protein: MWDDIAAAIRAAGGGSGEPGAVRPVGGGDINAAYRFELGGRSYFVKCNRKAALAMFDAEAAALAQMGARIRVPQALCTGTSGEWSFLVLEWLDLERRGDDARLGEALAGVHRLTMPRYGWDIDNAIGRSAQANGWLADWADFWARRRLAPQLGLAAGNGAHFRDGETLLALLPALFDGYAPVASLLHGDLWSGNAAFLADGTPLLFDPASYFGDRETDLAMTELFGGFSPRFYDAYRAAWPLDPGYPVRRTLYQLYHVLNHYNLFGGHYRHEAESMMGRLLAQLR; this comes from the coding sequence ATGTGGGACGACATTGCCGCGGCGATCCGCGCCGCCGGTGGCGGCTCGGGCGAGCCCGGCGCCGTCCGGCCGGTCGGCGGCGGCGACATCAATGCCGCGTACCGGTTCGAGCTCGGCGGACGCAGCTACTTCGTCAAGTGCAACCGAAAGGCCGCACTGGCGATGTTCGACGCCGAGGCCGCCGCACTGGCGCAAATGGGCGCGCGGATCCGCGTGCCGCAGGCGCTGTGCACCGGTACGAGCGGCGAGTGGTCCTTCCTGGTGCTCGAATGGCTGGACCTCGAACGCCGCGGCGACGACGCCCGGCTCGGCGAGGCGCTGGCCGGCGTGCACCGGCTGACGATGCCGCGCTACGGCTGGGACATCGACAACGCCATCGGCCGCAGCGCGCAGGCCAACGGCTGGCTGGCCGACTGGGCGGACTTCTGGGCCCGGCGCCGGCTGGCGCCGCAGCTCGGGCTGGCGGCCGGCAATGGTGCGCATTTCCGCGACGGCGAGACGCTGCTCGCGCTGCTGCCGGCGCTGTTCGACGGTTACGCGCCGGTGGCGTCGCTGCTGCACGGCGACCTGTGGTCGGGCAACGCGGCCTTTCTGGCCGACGGCACGCCGCTGCTGTTCGACCCGGCCAGCTATTTCGGCGACCGCGAGACCGACCTGGCGATGACCGAGCTGTTCGGCGGCTTCTCGCCGCGCTTTTACGACGCCTACCGCGCAGCCTGGCCGCTCGACCCCGGCTACCCGGTCCGGCGCACGCTGTACCAGCTCTACCATGTGCTCAACCACTACAACCTGTTCGGCGGGCACTATCGTCATGAGGCCGAGTCCATGATGGGACGCCTGCTCGCCCAGCTGCGCTGA